Proteins encoded by one window of Cylindrospermum stagnale PCC 7417:
- a CDS encoding PAS domain-containing sensor histidine kinase codes for MTTLLKKVQRWWKKALWTPTTEEVTAVYQANLKEKEWLAFRDRFLWQRLHLWLWLGLICLLSFTLRNIYDYFSPLKELVKLPLRTQGLAINFAMLLILLVCFALHKTKFGRRRPGLLFLGSSWSISLSSQLFATLKGFALPDTLGWSLLFLSQATFMPVRWRLHLLSQLVVLVYYFGVNWGLRLKTIWPNHPEIYNVTFILYVFWLCAICDVGVYLYDCLQRSEFYARRELESAYQKLETAEVKYRSIFENAVEGIFQSSSDGRYITANPALARIYGYSLSEEVTVNFTDIEHQLYVDPQRRAEFIRLIEVQGSISEFESQIYRRDGSIVWISEKAYAVRDEKGNLLYYEGLIEDITQRKQAEEALQEQFNFLQILIDTIPAPVYYKNSQGIYLGCNTAFAASLGLSKGQIIGKSVYDLAPKDLADQYHQADIALFEQQQVQSYESSLVYADRTQHDVIFYKATFSKADGSLGGLVGVILDISTRKRTEEALRVFFHAVSHDLRNPVLGTLMVLRNLLLGGGLGTGGEGRMIEFGSPSSIPNTQSLIPVSRSILQRMEQSGDRQLNLINSLMEAHKSEVQGVVLQRQPIQLHTVVADAIADLEPMLVENQATLTNLVTVQLPTVNADSLQLWRVFSNLIVNALKHNPPGLFLQINAINQEDKIYCTVSDNGIGISPEQSVQLFDLYYRSSNIDYVMLRDRNSVSLGLGLYLCKQIINAHGGEIGVNTGLETGVTFWFTLPITAK; via the coding sequence ATGACTACCTTATTGAAAAAAGTGCAAAGGTGGTGGAAAAAAGCCTTGTGGACACCAACAACAGAGGAAGTTACCGCTGTTTACCAAGCGAATCTCAAAGAAAAAGAGTGGCTGGCTTTTAGGGATCGCTTTTTATGGCAGAGGTTGCATCTGTGGTTATGGCTGGGGTTGATCTGTTTGTTGAGCTTTACTTTGCGAAACATTTACGACTATTTTTCACCTTTAAAAGAATTAGTTAAGCTGCCACTGAGAACTCAAGGGCTAGCAATCAATTTTGCCATGCTCCTCATTCTACTTGTTTGCTTTGCCCTGCATAAAACTAAGTTTGGCCGTCGTCGTCCAGGGCTATTATTTTTGGGTTCATCTTGGTCAATTAGTCTATCATCACAGTTGTTCGCCACCCTCAAAGGTTTTGCACTACCAGACACCCTTGGTTGGTCGCTACTATTTCTGAGTCAAGCGACGTTTATGCCAGTCCGTTGGCGTCTCCACCTGCTGTCTCAGTTGGTAGTGCTGGTTTACTATTTTGGTGTCAATTGGGGACTAAGGCTCAAAACAATCTGGCCCAATCACCCGGAAATTTATAATGTGACATTTATTTTGTATGTTTTTTGGTTATGTGCTATATGTGATGTCGGTGTTTACTTATACGATTGCCTGCAACGCTCAGAGTTTTACGCCCGTCGAGAACTGGAATCTGCCTATCAAAAACTAGAGACGGCAGAAGTTAAGTATCGGAGTATTTTTGAAAATGCCGTCGAAGGGATCTTCCAAAGCAGTAGCGATGGGCGTTACATTACGGCTAATCCAGCATTAGCCCGGATTTATGGCTACTCACTCTCAGAAGAAGTGACAGTAAACTTCACTGATATTGAACATCAATTATATGTTGACCCGCAACGTCGGGCAGAGTTTATCCGCTTGATTGAAGTTCAGGGCAGCATCTCAGAATTTGAGTCCCAAATTTATCGCCGAGATGGCAGCATTGTCTGGATTTCCGAGAAAGCCTACGCAGTCCGTGATGAAAAAGGTAATCTGCTTTACTACGAAGGTTTGATTGAAGATATCACCCAGCGCAAACAAGCTGAGGAAGCGCTACAGGAACAGTTTAATTTTCTACAAATTTTAATTGATACCATTCCCGCACCAGTTTATTATAAAAATTCCCAAGGAATATATCTTGGCTGTAATACGGCATTTGCAGCATCCCTAGGTTTGAGCAAAGGGCAGATTATCGGCAAGTCTGTTTATGATCTAGCACCCAAAGATTTGGCTGATCAATACCATCAAGCAGACATAGCACTGTTTGAACAGCAGCAAGTGCAGAGTTATGAAAGTTCCTTAGTGTATGCCGATCGCACTCAGCATGATGTGATATTTTACAAAGCCACTTTCTCCAAGGCAGATGGCAGTCTTGGCGGGTTAGTGGGGGTGATTTTAGATATTAGTACACGCAAGCGCACAGAAGAAGCACTGCGAGTATTTTTCCATGCGGTTTCCCATGACTTACGCAACCCGGTGCTTGGTACTTTAATGGTGCTGAGGAATTTGCTCTTGGGTGGAGGATTGGGGACTGGAGGAGAAGGGAGAATGATTGAATTTGGTTCTCCCTCGTCTATCCCCAATACCCAATCCCTAATCCCAGTATCTCGCTCGATTTTACAGCGGATGGAGCAAAGTGGCGATCGCCAACTGAACTTGATTAATTCGTTGATGGAAGCACATAAAAGCGAAGTGCAAGGGGTTGTCTTGCAACGCCAACCGATACAACTGCATACAGTGGTGGCAGATGCGATCGCAGATTTAGAACCAATGCTAGTAGAAAATCAAGCCACCCTCACAAATCTGGTAACTGTACAATTACCAACAGTGAATGCCGATTCTCTCCAACTGTGGCGAGTCTTTTCTAACTTAATTGTCAACGCCCTCAAACACAATCCTCCTGGGTTGTTTTTGCAGATCAATGCTATCAATCAAGAAGACAAAATTTACTGTACTGTCAGTGATAATGGCATAGGTATCAGCCCCGAACAAAGTGTGCAACTGTTTGACCTTTATTACCGATCTAGTAATAT
- a CDS encoding late competence development ComFB family protein: MPIFDSSFDSSILNSQQNAFTKSSRNVMEVLVVEEVEKQFQSLPAKTAKYIKASEVIAYALNRLPALYATSKRGWQRQWHRGKTEMYQKITTAVRQGIIAVQQDPLRANDLLIFPDEDAASAALQGLKVLLQREDISWENLTDVVKQTLINTSRGKITWRQPGRPDNQLFDWEKHQM, from the coding sequence ATGCCAATCTTTGATTCATCATTCGATTCTTCAATTCTTAATTCTCAGCAGAATGCATTCACCAAAAGTTCTCGCAATGTAATGGAAGTGCTTGTGGTAGAGGAGGTAGAGAAACAATTCCAATCCTTGCCCGCTAAAACGGCTAAATACATTAAGGCTTCTGAGGTGATTGCCTATGCCCTGAATCGTCTACCTGCTCTGTATGCTACTAGCAAACGAGGGTGGCAGCGGCAATGGCATCGCGGAAAAACCGAGATGTATCAGAAAATCACCACGGCTGTGCGGCAGGGAATTATTGCTGTACAGCAAGATCCTCTACGTGCTAACGATCTTCTGATTTTCCCAGACGAGGATGCAGCATCGGCTGCTTTGCAAGGACTAAAGGTTTTGCTCCAACGTGAAGATATATCGTGGGAAAACTTAACTGATGTGGTTAAACAAACATTGATCAATACCTCGCGAGGGAAGATTACTTGGCGTCAACCTGGTCGTCCGGACAATCAACTATTTGACTGGGAGAAACATCAGATGTGA
- a CDS encoding GAF domain-containing protein, protein MIFQIRQQQDGSQFVLYVSSGCRELYELEPEVIQADLHVLCALTHPQDVQAFDESMAVAVASLAPWRWEGRIITPSGKLKWIQGASQLARLANGDLLWDGLVIDITDRKQAEAKLCESEARYKAILDAIPDLMFRISRDGEYLDLKDDGVNVVLAKEEIVGKNLQDLLPNDVAAISQEAIAKTLNSGTLQTCEYQLPTPLGMRDYEARLVTSGQNEVLAIVRDITERKQAEAKLRLSAQRDRLLKETLVRIRSSLDLEQILQTTVTEVRQFLQVNRVFIGLNDFPEGARIVAESVEPKYPSILGWYSDDQAYIQELRTLLATNRILVVEDTAKISGSPKLRTHYQQFQTRASLVVPIILGNELLGALIANQCTGTRQWQAIEIDLLQQMSEQLAIAIQQSLIYQKLAALNTNLERQVEERTAQLQQKMQELEELHRVKDVVLHTVAHDLRTSVMGNLMVLKHLLKNRELCTIKESVPSIIPVSSSIIERMIQGNDHQLGMLDSLLEIHCSQKQGVVLDRQLINFSYLLEEMLSDLQPLLTQNQGTFTNLVSADLPLVMADTTQLQRVLANLLTHSLQHNPPGLHFTLKAKVTGGMIRTQIQSNGIAMNKLECDRFFDLYVRDPQAPCSTGISLKMYLCRQIIQAHGGEIGIISHPTHGLTFWFTLPLTPVKLEVPTSDVLGKLG, encoded by the coding sequence ATGATCTTTCAAATCCGCCAACAGCAAGATGGTTCACAGTTTGTCCTCTATGTCAGTTCAGGTTGTAGGGAACTGTATGAATTAGAACCAGAAGTTATACAGGCAGATTTACACGTCTTATGTGCACTAACTCATCCCCAAGATGTGCAAGCCTTCGACGAATCTATGGCTGTTGCTGTGGCTAGTCTTGCACCGTGGCGCTGGGAAGGTCGCATCATTACCCCTAGTGGTAAACTCAAGTGGATTCAAGGTGCTTCTCAACTAGCAAGGCTTGCTAATGGGGATCTTCTTTGGGATGGATTGGTCATAGATATTACAGATCGAAAGCAAGCTGAAGCTAAACTGTGCGAGAGTGAGGCCCGGTATAAAGCAATTTTAGATGCTATTCCCGATTTAATGTTTCGCATCAGTCGCGATGGTGAGTATCTAGACCTGAAAGATGACGGAGTTAATGTTGTCCTTGCCAAGGAAGAAATTGTTGGTAAAAATTTGCAGGATTTATTGCCAAATGATGTGGCAGCAATTAGCCAAGAGGCGATCGCCAAAACTTTAAATTCCGGAACTCTGCAAACTTGCGAATATCAACTACCAACGCCTTTGGGAATGCGAGATTATGAGGCGCGGTTGGTAACTAGTGGACAAAATGAAGTTCTAGCTATTGTCCGAGATATTACAGAACGCAAACAAGCAGAAGCAAAATTACGCCTCTCAGCACAACGCGATCGCTTGTTGAAAGAAACTCTGGTGCGAATTCGCTCTTCCCTCGACTTAGAGCAAATTCTCCAAACCACCGTCACCGAAGTCCGGCAATTTCTGCAAGTTAACCGGGTTTTTATTGGGTTAAATGATTTCCCTGAAGGAGCCAGAATTGTTGCTGAATCAGTAGAGCCAAAGTATCCATCAATTTTAGGTTGGTATAGTGACGATCAAGCTTATATCCAAGAATTGAGAACATTACTTGCAACTAATCGGATCTTGGTGGTGGAAGATACAGCCAAAATTTCTGGATCTCCGAAGTTGAGAACACACTATCAACAATTCCAAACTAGGGCTTCCTTAGTTGTACCCATTATCTTGGGTAACGAATTGTTGGGGGCGTTGATTGCTAACCAATGCACTGGAACCCGTCAGTGGCAAGCAATAGAAATTGATTTGCTACAGCAGATGTCAGAGCAATTAGCGATCGCCATTCAGCAAAGTCTGATTTATCAAAAACTCGCCGCACTCAACACAAATTTAGAACGTCAGGTAGAAGAACGTACAGCGCAGTTGCAACAAAAAATGCAGGAATTGGAAGAACTGCACCGGGTAAAAGACGTTGTGCTGCACACAGTTGCCCACGATTTAAGGACTTCGGTGATGGGTAATTTGATGGTGCTCAAACATTTACTGAAAAATCGAGAACTTTGTACTATCAAAGAATCTGTCCCATCAATTATCCCTGTGTCTAGCTCGATCATCGAGCGGATGATTCAAGGCAATGACCATCAACTAGGGATGCTTGACTCATTGCTAGAAATTCATTGTAGCCAAAAGCAAGGAGTTGTTCTCGATCGCCAACTCATCAACTTTAGTTACCTACTGGAGGAAATGCTCTCAGACTTGCAACCCCTACTCACCCAAAACCAAGGGACTTTCACTAACCTGGTGTCGGCAGATTTACCGCTAGTGATGGCAGATACAACTCAGTTACAGAGAGTTTTGGCAAATTTGTTAACTCATAGCTTGCAACACAATCCACCAGGATTACACTTCACCCTCAAAGCCAAAGTTACAGGGGGAATGATTCGCACCCAAATTCAAAGCAACGGTATAGCGATGAACAAACTAGAATGCGATCGCTTCTTCGATTTGTATGTCCGCGATCCCCAAGCTCCTTGTTCCACAGGCATTAGCTTAAAAATGTATCTCTGTCGGCAAATTATTCAGGCCCACGGTGGGGAAATTGGCATAATTAGCCACCCAACGCACGGCTTAACCTTCTGGTTCACACTACCGCTAACCCCCGTAAAACTGGAAGTCCCAACTTCAGACGTACTCGGCAAGTTGGGGTAG